A single region of the Apodemus sylvaticus chromosome 7, mApoSyl1.1, whole genome shotgun sequence genome encodes:
- the LOC127690147 gene encoding putative gustatory receptor clone PTE03, with protein MELENQTRVIEFFLLGLSENPELQPILFGLFLIMYLVTVSGNLLIMLAIVSDSHLHTPMYFFLSNLSFTDICFSTTTVPKMLISLHKQRKAISYTGCITQLSFVLLFAGMENFLLAAMAYDRYVAICNPLRYTAIMKLHLCFVMILLSLYISTVDALLHGLMILRLSFCTFLEIPHFFCELYQVIKLACSDTLINNILIYTMSSTLGGVPLVGIIFSYFKIISSILRMPESGGRHKAFSTCGSHLSVVSLFYGTAFGVYISSAFTDSHRKTSAASLMYTVLPPMLNPFIYSLRNKDMKKALRKII; from the coding sequence ATGGAATTAGAAAACCAGACAAGAGTAATAGAATTCTTTctcttgggactctcagagaaTCCAGAACTTCAGCCTATTCTCTTTGGTTTGTTCCTGATTATGTACCTAGTGACAGTTTCTGGGAACCTGCTCATCATGCTGGCCATTGTCTCTGACTCTCACCTCCACACTcctatgtacttcttcctctcAAACCTGTCCTTCACTGACATCTGCTTCAGCACCACCACTGTTCCTAAGATGCTGATAAGCCTTCATAAACAGAGAAAAGCCATCAGTTACACGGGGTGCATTACTCAGCTCAGCTTTGTCTTACTTTTTGCTGGAATGGAAAACTTTCTTCTTGCAGCAATGGCTTATGACCgttatgtggccatctgcaatcCCCTTCGCTACACAGCCATTATGAAACTCCACTTGTGTTTTGTGATGATATTATTGTCTTTGTACATTAGCACTGTGGATGCCCTTTTACATGGCTTAATGATTTTGAGGCTATCTTTCTGCACATTTCTTGAAATTCCCCACTTTTTCTGTGAACTTTATCAGGTTATCAAGCTTGCGTGTTCTGACACTCTCATTAATAACATTCTAATATACACGATGAGTAGTACGTTAGGTGGTGTGCCCCTAGTAGGGATTATTTTCTCTTACTTTAAAATTATCTCTTCCATTCTCAGAATGCCAGAATCTGGTGGTAGGCATAAAGCTTTCTCAACATGTGGTTCTCATCTGTCAGTTGTTTCCTTGTTCTATGGGACAGCTTTTGGGGTATATATTAGTTCTGCATTTACAGATTCACACAGGAAGACTTCTGCAGCATCATTGATGTATACTGTGCTTCCTCCAATGCTGAACCCATTTATCTATAGTCTGAGAAACAAAGATATGAAGAAAGCTTTGAGAAAAATCATCTaa